One Euphorbia lathyris chromosome 1, ddEupLath1.1, whole genome shotgun sequence DNA segment encodes these proteins:
- the LOC136232306 gene encoding geranylgeranyl diphosphate reductase, chloroplastic, giving the protein MTSSVAFKSFTGLRRASHESPTLHSQTPSVSSLKLPHRRLQITASKTSPKLQNRNLRVAVIGGGPAGGAAAETLAKGGIETYLIERKLDNCKPCGGAIPLCMVGEFDLPLDIIDRKVTKMKMISPSNIAVDIGRTLKPHEYIGMVRREVLDSYLRERAESNGAKVINGLFLKMEMPKGGREKDTAPYVLHYTEYDGKVGGAGQKKTMEVDAVIGADGANSRVAKSIGAGDYDYAIAFQERIKISEEKMVYYEDLAEMYVGDDVSPDFYGWVFPKCDHVAVGTGTVTHKGDIKKFQLATRNRAKDKIQGGKIIRVEAHPIPEHPRPRRLLERVALVGDAAGYVTKCSGEGIYFAAKSGRMCAEAIVEGSENGKRMVEESDLRKYLEKWDKTYWPTYKVLDVLQRVFYRSNPAREAFVEMCADEYVQKMTFDSYLYKKVVPGNPLDDLKLAVNTIGSLVRANALRKEMDKLSV; this is encoded by the exons ATGACTTCCTCCGTTGCCTTCAAGTCCTTCACCGGACTCCGCCGCGCCTCCCATGAATCTCCTACGCTTCACTCACAAACTCCCTCCGTCTCCTCTCTTAAACTCCCGCACCGCCGTCTTCAAATAACTGCTAGTAAAACCAGCCCCAAGCTGCAGAATCGTAATCTCCGCGTCGCTGTCATCGGCGGTGGCCCTGCTGGCGGAGCTGCTGCCGAAACCCTCGCTAAAGGCGGAATCGAGACTTACTTAATCGAACGGAAGCTCGATAACTGCAAGCCATGCGGCGGAGCTATTCCTCTTTGTATGGTGGGGGAATTCGACTTACCATTGGATATCATAGACCGGAAAGTTACAAAGATGAAGATGATTTCCCCTTCCAACATCGCTGTGGATATCGGAAGAACTCTGAAGCCGCACGAGTACATCGGAATGGTGAGACGTGAAGTTCTCGATTCTTACTTGCGGGAGAGAGCGGAGAGTAATGGAGCTAAAGTCATAAACGGCTTGTTTTTGAAAATGGAGATGCCTAAAGGAGGAAGAGAGAAAGACACCGCGCCTTATGTCCTGCATTACACGGAGTACGACGGGAAAGTGGGCGGCGCAGGACAGAAGAAGACTATGGAGGTTGATGCGGTGATCGGCGCCGATGGAGCCAATTCTCGTGTTGCTAAGTCAATTGGAGCTGGCGATTACGACTACGCCATTGCATTTCAG GAAAGAATCAAAATCTCAGAAGAGAAAATGGTATACTACGAAGATCTAGCTGAAATGTACGTGGGAGACGATGTATCACCAGACTTCTACGGATGGGTTTTCCCCAAATGTGACCACGTCGCTGTGGGTACCGGAACAGTGACACACAAAGGCGACATTAAGAAATTCCAATTAGCGACAAGAAACAGAGCAAAGGACAAAATCCAGGGAGGAAAGATAATCCGAGTGGAAGCACACCCAATACCGGAACACCCAAGACCTCGAAGATTGCTGGAGAGAGTAGCATTAGTTGGGGATGCAGCTGGTTATGTGACAAAATGCTCTGGCGAAGGAATATATTTTGCGGCAAAGAGTGGGAGAATGTGTGCAGAGGCAATCGTAGAAGGATCGGAGAATGGGAAGAGGATGGTGGAAGAAAGTGATTTGAGGAAATACTTGGAGAAATGGGATAAAACATATTGGCCAACATACAAAGTGTTGGATGTATTGCAAAGGGTATTTTACAGATCAAATCCAGCAAGAGAAGCATTTGTTGAGATGTGTGCAGATGAGTATGTGCAGAAGATGACATTTGATAGCTATTTGTATAAGAAAGTGGTTCCGGGGAATCCATTGGATGATTTGAAGCTGGCTGTTAACACCATTGGGAGCTTGGTCAGGGCTAATGCTCTTAGGAAGGAGATGGATAAACTTAGTgtatga